From Myxococcota bacterium, the proteins below share one genomic window:
- a CDS encoding PEP-CTERM sorting domain-containing protein has translation GFDAQVEMGSSGIAPGSLVTGRFTIDTSAAEQAGLPNQAVYLLPEVRVQLAGTEYVFGSDQGYLQIARQTNYDDYVVSASSPVASVILRVAYTVGTFPSFSPDPDLGLLNGATRNGYDSGFYLGATYLTVSVPGVSSPIAVASVGPFHLVPEPAGLALFGLAALAIRAFRQPAIGRRSTHLGERGVSGLRRSRTPRA, from the coding sequence GGCTTCGACGCGCAGGTCGAGATGGGCAGCTCGGGCATCGCGCCGGGCTCGCTCGTCACCGGCCGTTTCACCATCGACACCTCCGCGGCCGAGCAGGCGGGCTTGCCCAACCAGGCCGTCTATCTGCTGCCCGAAGTCCGCGTCCAGCTCGCGGGCACCGAGTACGTGTTCGGAAGCGACCAGGGCTACCTGCAGATCGCGCGTCAGACGAACTACGACGACTACGTCGTGTCGGCGAGCTCGCCGGTCGCGAGCGTCATCCTGCGCGTGGCCTACACCGTGGGAACGTTCCCGAGCTTCTCGCCCGACCCCGACCTCGGCCTCCTGAACGGCGCCACGCGAAACGGCTACGACAGCGGGTTCTATCTGGGGGCCACCTATCTCACCGTGAGCGTCCCAGGCGTGAGCAGCCCGATCGCCGTGGCCAGCGTGGGCCCGTTCCACCTCGTCCCGGAGCCCGCGGGCCTGGCGCTCTTCGGGCTGGCCGCGCTGGCAATCCGCGCCTTCCGACAGCCTGCCATAGGGCGACGGAGCACCCACCTCGGTGAGCGCGGAGTCAGTGGTCT